A genomic segment from Spinacia oleracea cultivar Varoflay chromosome 3, BTI_SOV_V1, whole genome shotgun sequence encodes:
- the LOC110796408 gene encoding uncharacterized protein — protein MSALIYQIFTSSALLSLGLYHLISTVRNFLKSPQTFSAKPFHPLSISSSSAASHLRLLPLYLTIAALSTAFLHSTLSSADPDPLIKGHSPVHHFTSLQSAAVSFLFLLLCLSLLLSESTSLFSLLPSDLFFALASAAFFLASSVSSSRAALQTSDLQSRCDSLSSTISLLSSLLCLALALFPRLFVCDVCLAASVCLHGLWALQTGLSLYVEAFIPEGCHRLLDVVSGVEGSTKCELEDSKLRAVAILDLAFVIHVGMSMILIFLVYAVVSKALGVSRRFGSYEVLPTAAENTHVQLKTLSGTQA, from the coding sequence ATGTCAGCTCTAATCTACCAAATATTCACCTCCTCAGCGCTACTCTCCCTCGGCCTCTACCACCTCATCTCCACCGTCCGCAACTTCCTCAAATCCCCTCAAACCTTCTCCGCCAAACCATTCCACCCACTTTCTATCTCCTCCTCCTCTGCCGCCTCCCACCTTCGGCTCCTCCCCCTCTACCTCACCATCGCCGCCCTCTCCACTGCCTTCCTCCACTCTACCCTCTCCTCCGCTGACCCCGACCCTTTAATCAAAGGCCACTCCCCCGTCCACCACTTCACATCCCTTCAATCCGCCGCCGtctccttcctcttcctcctcctctgcctctctctcctcctctcagAATCCAcctcccttttctctctcctcccatctGACCTCTTCTTCGCGCTCGCCTCCGCTGCCTTCTTCCTCGCCTCCTCCGTCTCCTCTTCCCGCGCCGCCTTACAAACCTCCGATCTCCAGTCCCGCTgcgattctctctcctcaaccatCTCCCTCCTCTCCTCCCTTCTCTGCCTCGCTCTCGCCCTCTTCCCCCGGCTTTTTGTCTGCGATGTTTGTCTTGCCGCCTCGGTCTGCCTCCATGGATTGTGGGCTCTGCAAACTGGGCTTTCCCTCTACGTTGAGGCCTTCATTCCTGAAGGATGTCACCGCCTTCTTGACGTTGTGAGTGGTGTTGAAGGGTCTACGAAGTGCGAGCTTGAGGACTCCAAGCTTCGAGCCGTCGCCATTCTCGATTTGGCCTTTGTTATTCATGTTGGAATGTCTATGATCCTAATTTTTCTAGTTTACGCAGTGGTTTCGAAGGCGCTAGGCGTTTCGAGGAGATTTGGGTCTTATGAGGTTCTGCCTACTGCTGCTGAAAATACTCATGTGCAATTGAAAACTTTGAGTGGAACTCAGGCTTGA